The following coding sequences are from one Salvia hispanica cultivar TCC Black 2014 chromosome 3, UniMelb_Shisp_WGS_1.0, whole genome shotgun sequence window:
- the LOC125212537 gene encoding shugoshin-1-like — translation MPKPEGFHILDAQNAAITKDKAKDTQNVGRRKLADISNQPQNQRLLVKEKSQSTETNIKEYIHKLQKDNMALVKLIAQRNKIIEQNGFESDRLRVNLLKMQEQNQHLATYNAQILVEINSGKDRLKMLQHVLGCKAGLLKVDLEGRETTTPMGDAVVDVEGIKMESSKGDTDDQKPHETKAKLQQNGECSSGPVKYKDKTENKRKIRRRQSARFNAAEVENGEDFLETKEARVSVSQMPEDSVGEQRSTSETALVENESSKDGSGPRLQPLQLLSRPSRAAKEKVQSYKEVSLCVKLRRPE, via the exons ATGCCGAAGCCGGAAGGTTTTCACATTCTGGATGCGCAGAATGCTGCGATAACCAAAG ATAAAGCGAAGGACACTCAAAATGTGGGTAGGAGGAAGCTTGCAGACATCAGTAACCAGCCACAAAATCAGAGGCTGTTAGTTAAAGAGAAATCTCAATCTACAGAGACGAATATTAAAGAGTACATTCACAAGCTACAGAAG GATAATATGGCTTTGGTGAAGTTGATAGCACAGAGGAA CAAAATCATTGAACAGAATGGATTTGAGTCTGACAGATTGAGAGTAAATCTGCTCAAAATGCAGGAACAGAATCAACATCTGGCAACTTACAATGCTCAAATACTTGTG GAAATAAATTCAGGTAAAGATCGG TTGAAAATGTTACAGCATGTGCTTGGGTGCAAAGCTGGTCTTCTCAAAGTTGATCTTGAG GGAAGGGAAACAACAACACCAATGGGAGATGCTGTTGTTGATGTTGAG GGTATCAAAATGGAGTCCTCAAAAGGAGATACAGATGATCAGAAGCCTCATGAAACCAAAGCGAAGTTACAACAAAATG GTGAATGCTCCTCTGGACCAGTTAAGTATAAGGACAAGACAGAAAATAAGAG GAAAATTCGGCGAAGGCAATCTGCTAGATTCAATGCTGCAGAAGTAGAAAATGGTGAGGATTTCTTAGAAACAAAGGAGGCTAGAGTTTCTGTATCTCAAATGCCCGAGGATTCTGTCGGAGAACAGAGATCAACATCTGAGACTGCATTAGTGGAAAACGAAAGCAGCAAAGACGGGTCAGGCCCTAGGTTGCAGCCTCTGCAGCTTCTCTCGAGGCCATCACGGGCAGCAAAGGAGAAGGTTCAGTCATACAAGGAGGTATCGTTATGCGTCAAACTGCGCAGGCCTGAGTGA
- the LOC125212534 gene encoding protein RNA-directed DNA methylation 3 — protein sequence MVSAKGKEKATDSDGKGKRKWTADDDKTGRKRKYPGVAQYIDISAYRDDKGEDSSEDSSEDFSDDSGYDSETFEDVSGSKFKVNNDPGKASYHSEVKEEVMSEEEYDRMMEERYKPGSSFVTYAEDGYDKQNTVESIYVPSSKDPTIWKVKCMVGRERHSAVCLMEKFADMTQLQNKLQIVSACALDHVKGFIIVEADKQQDIYEACKGLSTIYLSKVTAVPINEISRLLTVRSKSSAITKDMWARVKSGRYKGDLAKVVAVNDERKKVTVQLIPRIDLKSLAEKFGGGIPSKRTAVPAQRLITPSELEEFRPLINIRRDRDANMTFEILDGMMLKDGYLYKKIAMDSLSFWGIVPTEDELLKFEPAKKDESTDVQWLTQLFGEKKKKEVKRIKPDKGKGGGKGEGSSSANAENDFELHDLVFFGRKDFGVVIETQKDDTVKVIKEGSEGPLVVNVKQSELKIASFDRKLFTVLDQHSNTLTVNDEVRVLDGPLKGREGIIKKIYKGVLFLYDESEQENNGYICIKAQVCEKVNLSGDDPNEKEGEPEPSGFADLLSSPKSPLSPDKSLQEKDSKSNFARDDTGMFSVGQSLRIRVGPLKGYICRVLAVRRSDVTVKLDSKHKIITVKSEHLSEVRERNPAIVKGEDSGSVKPFDFLGGQDGSRDWMDAAPLSTEDNQWNAGGSMGRSSWSSVPSSDASIPKESGSSDPADNPKKEESSWQLKETPNQSSSWGAAATNTGTGWGKAVEPQSRSSGEALKDDSWGKAAEKWNSGGDASASKAVWGQTAVSSGKQIGGDLDQPETSAWGSAGGTSNVDAVGWAVPAADKQESQSKGWATGKGGDDVTDNCQNDSWNKPSSVSADGGTSWPKQDNKSSWGKSESTPSWSKQDGGSSWGKKEDASQEMSWGSPKTFDSGRGSGGRSGRGGGRGGRDNYGRGRSFGQDQSSSWSKEGQFGGSNDVGKTTSWSSNPAGGWGNPVPDEGSKGNDGWGKQNVSGNSEGSAWNQGSNANKDVDGQGWGSTNAEGDNKSSGWNVTEQTGAAGSGDSSWDKLQKPNENNKSSWNAAATSLDGKPNENNWGSQKASEENSGWNQSSAGNGNGGSSGSWNVAKNNDSSSGGWKNNDSSSGGWKKNDSSSGGWKSNEGSSSGWGQSNWSNKNGTSDSAGNQDGTWSSKGNWNSGGGFNDRNNQDDGGRGGGWRGRGGRGDRGGFRGRGGSDSGDFGGRGGRGRYGGGGSDRGGYGGRGGSDREGFRGRGGFRGRGRGDWNNREDNSNQDRSSSWGRGSNNGGEGWKSSGNASSWKQGDGGGSNNGGEGWKSTGNASSWKQGDGGGSNSGGEGWKSTGNASSWKQGDGGGSNNGGNSWGSSWNQPKDNAQTGGWGKTNESSKDAVQSGAGGSGWESVGAPAKEVSGWGTPPAKKETSGWKTDETPTSADTKEKATGSSWGAPPVNSNSSGGWSKPETTDGVQTGASSKSEGPSDSWSKPATGAWGGAPSTNTNSTKDDEPSGPWGKAATSTWGSGSGSGSGKGGW from the exons ATGGTTTCAGCTAAAGGCAAGGAGAAGGCAACTGATTCCGACGGAAAGGGGAAGAGGAAGTGGACGGCCGACGATGACAAGACCGGGCGGAAACGGAAGTACCCCGGCGTGGCTCAGTACATCGATATCTCCGCCTACCGGGACGACAAAGGGGAAGATTCCAGCGAGGACTCCAGCGAAGATTTCAGCGACGATTCCGGCTACGACAGTG AAACATTTGAGGATGTATCTGGCTCAAAGTTTAAAGTGAACAATGATCCCGGGAAAGCATCTTACCATTCTGAAGTTAAAGAAGAAGTGATGAGTGAGGAAGAGTACGATCGGATGATGGAAGAGAGATACAAACCTGGAAGTAGTTTTGTTACTTATGCAGAAGATGGTTATGATAAGCAAAATACCGTTGAAAGCATTTATGTGCCATCTTCCAAGGATCCAACGATATGGAAAGTCAAATGCATG GTTGGACGAGAGAGGCACTCAGCAGTCTGTCTTATGGAAAAATTTGCGGACATGACACAATTGCAAAATAAGCTGCAGATAGTGTCTGCATGTGCACTCGATCATGTGAAGGGTTTTATTATTGTGGAAGCTGACAAGCAGCAGGATATATATGAG GCATGCAAAGGTCTTTCCACCATATATTTGAGTAAAGTCACAGCCGTTCCGATTAACGAAATCTCGCGTCTATTAACAGTTAGAAGCAAGTCTAGTGCAATAACAAAAGACATGTGGGCCCGTGTGAAGAGCGGGAGATACAAAGGTGATCTGGCAAAG GTTGTTGCGGTGAATGATGAACGGAAGAAAGTCACTGTGCAACTGATACCAAGGATAGATCTAAAATCATTGGCTGAAAAATTT GGTGGAGGAATTCCTTCTAAAAGAACAGCCGTCCCTGCACAGAGGCTGATTACCCCTAGCGAGCTTGA GGAGTTCCGTCCTCTTATTAATATTCGGCGAGACCGCGATGCTAACATGACGTTTGAAATTCTTGATGGGATGATGCTGAAGGATGGCTATCTGTACAAAAAGATAGCAATGGACTCATTGAGTTTTTGGGGTATAGTGCCAACTGAAGATGAGCTCTTGAAGTTTGAGCCAGCAAAGAAGGATGAATCTACTGACGTACAGTGGCTTACACAACTTTTTGgtgagaagaaaaagaaggaagtCAAGCGTATTAAGCCTGACAAAGGGAAAGGGGGTGGAAAAGGAGAGGGATCCTCTAGTGCCAATGCCGAAAATGATTTTGAATTGCACGACCTTGTATTTTTTGG TCGGAAGGATTTTGGTGTTGTAATTGAAACACAGAAGGATGATACTGTCAAG GTTATAAAAGAAGGTTCAGAAGGACCACTAGTTGTCAATGTTAAACAAAGTGAGCTGAAAATTGCATCATTTGACAGAAAATTATTCACTGTGTTGGATCAACACTCAAATACTTTAACAGTCAATGATGAAGTTCGTGTTTTGGATGGTCCATTGAAG GGTAGAGAAggcattattaaaaaaatctataaagGGGTACTGTTTTTGTATGATGAGAGTGAACAGGAGAATAATGGCTACATATGCATCAAAGCACAAGTATGCGAGAAAGTCAATCTTTCTGGTGATGACCCAAATGAAAAG GAAGGTGAGCCAGAACCTTCAGGTTTTGCAGATTTGTTGTCTTCCCCAAAATCTCCACTGTCTCCTGATAAATCTTTGCAAGAGAAGGATAGCAAAAGCAACT TTGCACGTGATGATACTGGGATGTTCTCTGTTGGCCAGTCATTACGAATCCGTGTAGGCCCTTTAAAGGGTTATATTTGTCGAGTGTTAGCTGTTCGTCGGTCTGATGTCACAGTGAAATTGGATTCTAAGCATAAAATTATTACTG TGAAAAGCGAGCATTTGTCTGAAGTTCGCGAAAGGAATCCTGCCATCGTAAAGGG AGAGGATTCCGGGTCTGTAAAACCATTTGATTTTCTTGGTGGACAGGACGGTTCAAGAG ACTGGATGGATGCGGCGCCATTGTCAACAGAGGACAATCAATGGAATGCAGGCGGATCTATGGGAAG GTCTTCGTGGTCTTCTGTTCCTTCCTCTGATGCCTCT ATCCCCAAGGAATCTGGTTCCAGTGATCCTGCAGATAATCCTAAGAAAG AAGAATCTTCTTGGCAATTAAAAGAGACTCCAAACCAGAGTTCTTCATGGGGTGCAGCTGCAACCAACACTGGAACAGGCTGGGGCAAAGCTGTTGAGCCTCAATCACGCAGTTCTGGTGAAGCATTAAAAGATGATTCTTGGGGCAAAGCTGCAGAAAAGTGGAACAGCGGAGGTGATGCTTCTGCTAGTAAAGCGGTCTGGGGTCAGACTGCTGTTTCATCTGGGAAACAGATCGGTGGAGATCTTGATCAACCAGAAACAAGTGCATGGGGTAGCGCAGGCGGTACATCGAATGTTGATGCAGTTGGTTGGGCAGTGCCAGCTGCTGATAAGCAAGAAAGTCAGAGTAAAGGCTGGGCTACTGGAAAGGGGGGTGATGATGTTACTGACAACTGCCAGAATGACAGTTGGAATAAACCGAGTTCTGTTTCTGCTGATGGTGGAACTTCTTGGCCGAAGCAGGACAATAAGTCATCATGGGGAAAATCAGAGAGCACACCTTCATGGAGCAAGCAGGATGGTGGATCCTCATGGGGAAAGAAAGAGGATGCATCCCAAGAAATGAGCTGGGGAAGTCCAAAGACATTTGATTCAGGTCGTGGTTCTGGGGGAAGGAGTGGCCGAGGAGGTGGTCGTGGAGGAAGGGATAATTATGGGAGGGGAAGATCTTTTGGTCAGGATCAGTCAAGTAGCTGGAGTAAAGAAGGTCAATTTGGTGGGTCAAACGATGTTGGGAAAACTACAAGTTGGAGCAGCAACCCAGCAGGTGGTTGGGGAAATCCTGTGCCTGATGAGGGCAGTAAGGGTAATGATGGATGGGGTAAACAAAATGTGTCTGGGAATAGTGAAGGATCAGCATGGAATCAAGGATCTAATGCAAATAAGGATGTTGATGGGCAGGGGTGGGGTAGCACAAATGCTGAAGGGGATAACAAGTCCAGTGGCTGGAATGTAACCGAGCAAACTGGTGCAGCTGGTAGTGGTGACAGTAGTTGGGACAAATTACAGAAGccaaatgaaaataacaagTCTTCCTGGAATGCTGCAGCCACTTCCTTGGATGGGAAACCAAATGAAAATAACTGGGGAAGTCAGAAAGCTTCTGAGGAAAACAGTGGTTGGAATCAGAGTTCTGCAGGCAATGGAAACGGTGGGTCAAGCGGATCATGGAATGTTGCAAAGAATAATGACAGTTCATCTGGTGGATGGAAGAATAATGATAGTTCATCTGGTGGATGGAAGAAAAATGACAGTTCATCTGGTGGATGGAAGAGTAATGAAGGTTCATCTAGTGGATGGGGTCAAAGCAACTGGTCAAATAAAAATGGTACATCTGATTCTGCTGGGAACCAGGATGGTACTTGGAGTAGTAAAGGCAATTGGAACTCAGGTGGTGGCTTTAATGACCGTAACAATCAAGATGATGGCGGAAGAGGTGGAGGTTGGAGAGGTCGGGGTGGGAGAGGCGACCGTGGTGGTTTCCGAGGGAGAGGTGGATCAGACAGTGGTGACTTTGGGGGTAGAGGTGGCCGAGGCAGGTATGGAGGTGGAGGATCTGATAGGGGAGGATATGGTGGTAGAGGTGGGTCTGACAGAGAGGGGTTCCGGGGAAGGGGTGGCTTTAGGGGCAGAGGAAGAGGTGACTGGAATAACAGAGAAGATAATTCAAATCAGGACAGATCCTCTAGCTGGGGTAGGGGTTCAAACAATGGTGGTGAGGGGTGGAAGAGCTCTGGAAATGCTAGCAGTTGGAAGCAGGGAGACGGTGGGGGTTCAAACAATGGCGGTGAGGGGTGGAAGAGCACTGGAAATGCTAGCAGTTGGAAGCAGGGAGATGGTGGGGGTTCAAACAGTGGCGGTGAGGGATGGAAGAGCACTGGAAATGCTAGCAGTTGGAAGCAGGGAGATGGTGGGGGTTCAAACAATGGTGGAAATAGTTGGGGTTCGAGCTGGAACCAACCAAAAGATAATGCTCAAACTGGGGGGTGGGGCAAGACTAATGAATCTAGCAAGGATGCTGTGCAAAGTGGTGCTGGAGGTAGTGGCTGGGAATCAGTTGGTGCTCCAGCTAAGGAAGTATCCGGCTGGGGTACACCACCTGCTAAGAAGGAGACAAGCGGCTGGAAGACTGATGAAACTCCGACTTCAGCTGATACGAAGGAGAAAGCAACAGGAAGCTCTTGGGGAGCCCCCCCAGTAAATAGTAACTCTTCAGGAGGCTGGAGCAAACCAGAAACTACTGATGGAGTGCAAACTGGTGCATCTTCTAAAAGTGAAGGACCATCTGATTCGTGGAGTAAACCTGCAACGGGTGCCTGGGGGGGAGCTCCCTCCACAAACACTAATTCTACTAAGGACGACGAACCATCCGGTCCATGGGGTAAAGCTGCAACCAGCACCTGGGGTAGTGGAAGCGGAAGTGGAAGTGGCAAAGGTGGCTGGTGA
- the LOC125215591 gene encoding developmentally-regulated G-protein 3: MATVMQKIKDIEDEMARTQKNKATAHHLGLLKAKLAKLRREILTPTSKGGGGAGEGFDVTKSGDSRVGLVGFPSVGKSTLLNKLTGTFSEVASYEFTTLTCIPGVITYRGAKIQLLDLPGIIEGAKDGKGRGRQVISTARTCNCILIVLDAIKPITHKRLIEKELEGFGIRLNKEPPNLSFRRKDKGGINLTSTVTNTNLDLDTVKAICGEYRIHNADISLRYDATADDLIDVIEGSRVYMPCIYVVNKIDQITLEELEILDKLPHYCPISAHLEWNLDGLLEKVWEYLNLTRIYTKPKGMNPDYDDPVILSSKKRTVEDFCTRIHKDMLKQYKYALVWGSSAKHKPQRVGKEHELEDEDVVQIIKKV, from the exons ATGGCGACGGTTATGCAGAAAATCAAGGACATCGAAGATGAG ATGGCAAGAACTCAGAAGAACAAAGCCACTGCTCATCATCTTGGCCTGTTGAAG GCAAAACTTGCTAAGCTTCGGAGAGAAATTCTCACACCGACCTCAAAGGGAGGTGGTGGCGCTGGAGAAGGTTTTGACGTTACAAAAAGTGGTGATTCAAGAGTTGGGCTTGTGGGCTTCCCTTCAGTTGGGAAATCAACACTCTTGAACAAATTAACTGGAACTTTTTCCGAG GTTGCTTCATATGAATTTACAACTTTAACTTGCATTCCTGGTGTAATCACATACCGAGGAGCCAAAATTCAG CTCCTAGATCTTCCTGGTATTATCGAGGGTGCCAAAGACGGAAAGGGTAGAGGTAGGCAG GTTATCAGTACTGCCCGGACATGTAACTGCATCCTCATTGTCTTGGATGCAATAAAACCAATTACTCATAAACGCCTGATAGAGAAGGAGCTTGAGGGATTTGGCATAAG ATTAAACAAAGAACCACCAAATCTTTCTTTCCGGAGGAAAGATAAGGGTGGAATCAATCTTACATCCACAGTTACCAACACAAATCTTGACCTCGACACAGTGAAAGCAATTTGTGGAGAATATCGGATACACAATGCTGATATCAGTCTCCGATATGATGCAACAGCAGATGATCTCATAGATGTCATTGAGGGAAGTAGGGTATACATGCCTTGCATCTATGTTGTGAACAAAATTGATCAGATTACACTTGAAGAGCTGGAGATTTTGGACAAACTTCCACATTATTGCCCAATCAG TGCTCATTTGGAATGGAACCTTGATGGCCTTTTAGAAAAAGTATGGGAGTATCTCAATTTAACTCGCATATACACAAAGCCCAAGGGAATGAATCCCGATTATGACGATCCAGTCATATTGTCATCAAAGAAAAGGACAGTTGAAGACTTCTGTACTAGAATCCACAAGGACATGCTGAAGcaatataaata TGCCTTGGTTTGGGGTTCAAGCGCGAAACACAAGCCCCAGAGGGTGGGAAAG GAGCACGAACTGGAAGATGAGGATGTTGTGCAAATCATCAAAAAGGTTTAA
- the LOC125212535 gene encoding probable pectate lyase 13, whose protein sequence is MLLSRMYILLLLLCLICSSYVEAATSFNLTLSHQHPNPDFVALQVRRSVNESLSKRRQILETPLSSKAQSQCLTGNPIDDCWRCDSNWGNNRQRLADCAIGFGQSAMGGKGGRFYEVTDSSDHDTVSPTPGTLRYAVIQDEPLWITFKYNMVIKLKHELIVNNYKTIDGRGANVQITGNGCITLQYVSNVIIHNVHIYNCKPSGNTDIRSSPTHVGHRGKSDGDGISIFSSRNIWIDHCTLSHCTDGLVDIIMGSTAITVSNNYFSDHNEVMLLGHDDKYLPDSGMQVTIALNRFGPGLVQRMPRIRRGYVHVVNNDYFQWKMYAIGGSASPTVNSEDNRFTAPADPSAKEVTRHEDTSEGGWADWNWRTDGDLMVNGAFFVSSGEGATMQYAKASSFNPKSASQIEQLTMNAGVLGGTRDNSVSSYGGGSTTVTGGGSGGGGSSGGGGDYFGMIFAGSAAVRGPSPPTILFLSSLIILMLYISSSIVNGLV, encoded by the exons ATGCTGCTTTCTCGCATGTACATTCTCTTGCTGCTGCTATGTCTCATTTGCTCTTCCTATGTTGAAGCTGCCACTTCCTTCAATCTCACCCTCTCTCATCAGCACCCCAACCCTGATTTTGTAGCTCTACAAGTCAGAAg GAGTGTGAATGAATCGCTATCGAAACGCCGCCAGATTCTTGAAACACCCTTGAGTAGTAAGGCACAGTCACAATGCCTGACCGGGAACCCCATAGACGACTGCTGGCGATGTGACTCCAACTGGGGAAACAACCGGCAGCGCCTGGCTGACTGCGCTATAGGGTTCGGCCAGAGTGCGATGGGGGGCAAAGGGGGCCGTTTCTATGAGGTGACGGACTCCTCTGATCACGACACAGTCAGTCCGACCCCTGGCACCCTTCGTTATGCTGTCATCCAAGACGAGCCCCTCTGGATCACCTTCAAGTATAACATGGTCATCAAGCTCAAGCACGAGCTGATTGTCAACAACTACAAGACCATAGATGGGCGTGGTGCCAATGTGCAGATCACGGGGAATGGATGCATCACATTGCAGTATGTGAGCAACGTCATCATCCACAACGTGCACATTTACAACTGTAAACCGTCTGGGAACACTGATATTAGGTCGAGCCCCACCCATGTTGGCCACAGGGGGAAGTCGGATGGTGATGGCATATCAATCTTCAGTTCGAGGAACATATGGATCGATCATTGCACGCTGTCACATTGCACCGATGGATTGGTGGACATCATCATGGGATCTACGGCTATTACTGTGTCGAATAACTATTTCTCTGATCATAATGAGGTTATGCTGCTCGGGCATGATGACAAGTACTTGCCCGACTCGGGAATGCAG GTCACAATAGCCTTGAACAGGTTCGGACCGGGGCTCGTGCAGAGGATGCCAAGAATAAGGAGGGGCTACGTCCATGTGGTGAACAACGACTATTTTCAGTGGAAAATGTACGCGATTGGAGGCAGTGCTAGCCCGACTGTGAATAGTGAGGATAACCGCTTCACTGCACCAGCTGATCCAAGTGCGAAAGAG GTGACGAGACATGAGGATACGAGTGAGGGGGGGTGGGCCGACTGGAATTGGAGGACGGATGGGGACTTGATGGTGAACGGTGCATTCTTTGTGTCATCCGGTGAAGGGGCTACGATGCAGTATGCCAAGGCCTCGAGTTTCAACCCTAAATCGGCTAGCCAAATCGAACAACTAACCATGAATGCCGGTGTTCTTGGTGGCACAAG GGACAATAGCGTCAGCTCATATGGTGGCGGGTCCACCACCGTGACAGGCGGCGggagcggcggcggagggtCCAGCGGTGGTGGAGGTGACTATTTTGGGATGATATTTGCGGGCAGCGCCGCCGTAAGAGGGCCATCGCCGCCcaccattttgtttttatcttccctaattattttaatgttgtATATTTCCTCCTCCATTGTTAATGGTTTGGTATGA
- the LOC125212536 gene encoding serine/threonine protein phosphatase 2A 57 kDa regulatory subunit B' beta isoform-like — translation MLNKIMKRGQRRSLKSEAIEAPIPPSSASSVTVNHASRLASATPQPVSLASIPQNLGTVEVLPTLRDVPMSDRHNLFIRKLQICCFLFDFTDPTKSVREKEIKRQNLAELVDLMQSGSCKMNEVMQEELIKMISVNIFRCLPPAAHENTGSEGGDPEEDEMFMDPSWPHLQLVYDLLLKYVVSSETDTKIAKKYLDHSFVLKLLDLFDSEDMREREYLKTILHRIYGRFMVHRPFIRNAINNIFYRFIFETERYNGIGELLEILGSIINGFALPMKEEHKLFLVRALVPLHKPKCISSYHQQLCYCITQFVEKDYRLADTVIRGVLKYWPVTNCGKEVLFLGELEEILEVTQSAEFQRCMVPLFRQIGRSLTSSHFQVAERALFWWNNEHIVSLIAENRHIVLPIIFDALEKNIRGHWNQAIVGLSSNVRRMFLEMDPELFEECQRQHDDKQAKAGEVKEHRELTWKKLEEVASQVTGEENMVVI, via the exons ATGTTGAATAAGATAATGAAAAGGGGGCAGAGGAGGTCCTTGAAATCTGAAGCGATTGAGGCCCCCATACCTCCGTCGTCTGCCTCTAGTGTGACGGTCAATCATGCATCTCGACTGGCCTCTGCGACGCCTCAGCCTGTGAGCCTTGCTAGCATCCCGCAGAATCTTGGCACTGTAGAGGTTTTGCCAACGTTGCGGGACGTTCCAATGTCTGACCGGCATAATCTGTTTATCCGGAAACTTCAAATATGTTGCTTCCTGTTTGATTTCACTGATCCGACGAAGTCTGTGCGGGAGAAGGAGATCAAGAGGCAAAATCTGGCGGAACTCGTTGACTTGATGCAGTCCGGATCGTGTAAGATGAATGAGGTGATGCAGGAGGAACTGATCAAGATGATATCTGTGAATATTTTCCGGTGCTTGCCACCGGCTGCACATGAGAACACTGGCTCAGAGGGTGGAGATCCTGAGGAAGATGAGATGTTCATGGACCCTTCATGGCCTCACTTGCAACTTGTGTATGATCTGCTTTTAAAGTATGTGGTGTCATCAGAAACAGACACTAAGATTGCGAAGAAGTATCTTGACCACTCGTTCGTACTGAAATTGCTTGATTTGTTTGATTCAGAAGACATGAGGGAACGAGAATATTTGAAGACAATTCTTCACCGCATATATGGGAGATTTATGGTTCATAGACCCTTCATACGGAATGCGATAAACAACATTTTTTATCGGTTCATATTTGAGACCGAGAGGTACAATGGGATTGGTGAGCTTTTAGAGATTCTTGGAAGTATAATTAATGGGTTTGCACTGCCAATGAAAGAAGAGCACAAGCTGTTCCTTGTACGGGCACTTGTTCCATTGCACAAGCCTAAATGTATTTCTTCATACCATCAGCAGTTGTGCTATTGTATAACACAGTTTGTCGAGAAGGATTACCGGTTGGCTGATACTGTGATTAGAGGGGTGCTGAAGTATTGGCCTGTCACAAACTGTGGCAAGGAGGTTCTCTTCCTTGGGGAGCTAGAAGAGATTTTGGAAGTGACACAGTCTGCAGAGTTCCAGCGCTGCATGGTACCGCTGTTTAGACAAATTGGACGAAGCCTCACTAGCTCACATTTCCAG GTAGCTGAACGGGCTCTTTTCTGGTGGAACAATGAGCACATAGTCAGTCTGATTGCAGAAAATCGGCATATTGTTTTACCAATCATATTTGATGCTCTAGAAAAGAACATACGAGGCCACTGGAACCAGGCAATCGTTGGATTGAGCTCCAATGTCAGGAGAATGTTCCTTGAGATGGATCCCGAGCTATTTGAAGAATGCCAGAGGCAGCATGACGATAAGCAAGCAAAAGCTGGAGAAGTTAAAGAGCATCGCGAGTTAACTTGGAAGAAACTGGAAGAGGTTGCTTCTCAAGTTACCGGTGAAGAAAACATGGTCGTCatttag